The stretch of DNA CGTCTAAATTTGAATCACTTCTCAATTTAAGCGGCTCAAGTGAAATGAAAGTCGTTCGGTGGGGGTTCGTCGTTTCGATTTTTAAATCATTATGTGTTTTTCTAAATACAATGAGGACAGACTGTTGGTGCTTTATCGCTTGTGATTGATAAAAGTCTATTTCACTTGTCAATTTGTTGATTTGATATTGTGAGTCATTGAGTAAAATGTTGAATTGTGGATGTGTGATTGTAAGAAATATGAAGAGCGAAACAATAGAAAGAACGACGAGCATTTCAATTAATGTAAAGCCATCACGACGCAACGGCTTCTCCATCTCTAACTGTTATTGCCTCTCCTGATTTACAGTTTTTTTGATTTTCTTTTATATAGCCTTCATGAACGAGATCGTCTATTGAAGCCGGTTGTCTATTAAACTTTAACGTGTAGGCTTCAATTTGACTATCTACCATTTTTAACTGTGCGGCACAGCCTGTTTTTTGTATATGTTCTGATTGCTTAGCGATATTTGGGATAATCAGGATTAAAAGGACGCTGATAATTAATAAAACAAGCAACATTTCAATAAGGGTAAACCCTTCCTTACGAGTAAATTTTGATTTTAACTTTTGAAACATATTGACACTCCTATTCTTTAATGGTTTGTATCATCTCAAATACTGGTAACATCATGATTAAATAGACTGACAGTACTAACATGCCGATAAATATAAACATAATCGGTTGAATCCACTTAATATGGCGTTGGATAAATCCTTCAATACGATCTAATAGAAAGGAACTATAAATTTCCAACTCTATATCTAGTTTGTCACGTTTTTCTCCTTGTTTGATATAGCTGATGAATTGGGTTTCAAAACAATGAAGATCAGTGAGAATTTGTGTAAATGATTCCCCTTTTTGGAGTTGTGTTTGGAGTGTGAATCCAACATATTGTAAAAATAAATTTGCTTGTTGGTTTAAATAAATTGAGACAATATCATTCAATGTAATGCCGTTTCTAAAAAATAAGACAAATTGATTGGTCATATGGTAAGTCGTAAAAAGTTTGTAGTATTTATTAAAAATAGGGATTCGAATTAAATACTGAATCTGTTGATGCATTGGAAGCCGTTTTAATCTTGAACTCAAAAAATAGTAGAGAGCGGTAAGAAGGCAAAGTGAAATGAAGAAAAATTGAGGGAAATTCTCTATGAACCTCTTCATAAAGCGTTGCAACATGGATTGTTTGATTTGCATCGAATCATACATTTGTTCAAATTGGGGCATGATGGTTTGATTCAAAGTGACAATCAGTGCTATGAAAATGATAATAAGAACAAGTGGATATTGTATCGCTTTGATTAACTGTTGTTTTAATTGTCTATTCTTAGTATAAAATTGATGACATAATTTTAAAGTTTCCGGTAATGAGCCATATTTTTCCGCAAAATAAATTTGCATTAAGATTGTTGACGGATAACCAAAAAGTGAGAAGATCTCATAACAATTTGCACCCATTTTTAATTTTGCTTGGAGATGTTGCTCAAACTGAGGTTGATTCAAGTTGAGTTGTTCATATATAAACATTATCGCTTCGGCAAAGGTAAAACCATGGATTAATAGTTGATATAAGCGCAGCATAATGAGTAAGTGATGTGCATGAAGCTGTTTTAATGTACGCCTAAATTGTATATTTTCGTAAATTCTTTTCATCAATGACCCCCTCTTTGTATAGCAGTTGAAGTTTATCAGCAAGTGTTATAAATGCTTTCGGGAGCTCAAAATCGTGTTTTAGGAAAAATTGGATTTCTTCTTGATTCATCGTTTCATAAACAAGTTGTTGTTGCTCAGAAGTCGTAGTAATCAACCTTTGATTAATAATCAAATTAATGGATTGCATTAAATCTTGATGTGTGAGTCCCATTTCTATGAGCCTGAGTAATACCCCAGAGCAATCATTTGCATGGATGGTTGATAAAACTAAATGACCGCTTAAGCTCGCTTGGATGACATCTCTTGCAATTTGACTGTCCCTAATTTCCCCTATAAGAATCACATCCGGGTCACAGCGTAAAATGGCTTTTAATGATGAACCGTAAGTAATGTCCGCTTTTTCGTTCACTGATATTTGTGTAATGCCATTAACTAGACGTTCCACCGGGTCTTCAATCGTAATAATATTTAAATTCAATTTTTGTTTGGCATAAACCACCATTTGATACATCAAAGTACTTTTTCCTGCTCCTGTTGGACCGCTAAAAAGGATTAAACCTTGCTTCTTCTCCATATTTGATTTGATATCTACAACACTATGGGTGCGAACATTTTGAAAATATTGGGGTGTCACTCGTATGACACAACTTTCAGTCCCTAAATTCACTGGCAAAGTCGAAACTCTTAAATAATACAATTCTTTATATTCATAAATATAGCGTCCACTCTGTGCCTTATGCCTTGTTGAAATATCTAAACCTGCTTGATATTTAAGTAATGAAAGTAGTTTTTGATACGTTTCTAAATTTAAAGTATCATAGCGCATTAAATGATCTTTAACACGGAGTCTGACTTCAACTTGTGTGGATGAAGGAATAAAATGAATGTCCGATGCTGAATTTTGAATTGCAAATTGTAACACATGATCGAGCAGTAGTTGCATAAAAAATCACCTCTTACTTTTATACACGTAAGAGATGATTTTTTTACTTGTTTGAATTAATGAAGTTTTACATTTCCCCATCTAGAAACGGATTCATATATTCATTTTCTACAGTTGTTAATGGACCGTGCCCTGGATATAGTGGCAGTTGGTCGTTTAAGCTGAACAACTTATCCTTAATAGAATCAACTAATGTTTCGTAGTCACCTTGGTATAAATCTGTTCGACCAATACCATTGTTAAACAGCGTGTCCCCTACAATTGCAAATTCATCAAATACATAGGTTAAACTCCCAGGGGAATGTCCGGGTGTATGCAGTGTTTCAAAACTAAATGATCCGATTTGATAAGTCGATTCATCTAAAGCGATGGGTTGTGCATGGCTTGTAATTATAGGTAAACCATATTGCGTAAACTTAGCTGAACCGTTCTTCTCAGGATCCTTTAAAAATGAAAATTCTTCTTGGTGCATGTATACCGGAACTGGAAAGGTTTTTAACACATCATCTAGTGCTGCAATATGATCGAAATGCGCATGTGTTAACAAAATTGCCTGTAACGTTTTTTTTGATTGCTTAATCTTTTCGATGATTTTTTCAGCATTCCCTGCAGGATCAAATAATAACAAATCAGTATCATTTTCTACAAAATATGTGTTGGTACTCACAACACCTAAAGTCAAAAAAGAAATTTTCATACTTAGCCCTCATTATTTTAAATGTTTTTTTACAGATTCTAATTTCTCTTGCATTTTCCGCTTTTTGTCACGTCGATCATCAATTCGGATGTTTGTACATACGCGGTCTAATCCGTGGTTAAAAGGCAGTTCATGAATCGCTTGTACGACTTCTAACAAATCTGGTAGTTCACCTTCAATTAAAGTGTTCATAGGTGTTAATTGATAATCAATTTTCCCTTCTTGTTTGAAAGCTTCAAGTTTGACTTGCATTTCTGCAATATAATGGCTAACACTCGGTCCTTTTGTTCCGATGGGTATCACAACTATATCCACAATGGCCATTTAGATACGCTCCTTTTCAATAATATACGTTTTTATTAAACCTGCTGCGCCAACAATACCTGCATCATTCCCAAGTTGCGCACGTACAATTTCTGTGCCTTGTTGAGAAGGTGTGAAAGCAAGGTGGTAATATTCTGTTTTAATATTCTCTATTAAAATGTCTCCCGCATCTGACATACCGCCACCTAAGATAATATATTTAGGGTTCGTAGTGATACTGATAATACTCGCAAGGTAGGCAATATAATTCGCAACGCGCTCTGTGATGAAAATACAGAATTGATCACCAGCCTTCGCCGCATCAAACACTGCTTTGGCTGTCACTTTATTTTCTTTAATAAGCTGTAAAATAGATGATTTAAACGTCAATTTAGGGTAATAGAAATTAACGAGATTAACGACGCCAGTGGCAGAGGCTACAGTTTCAATGCATCCATATTTGCCACAATTACATTTAAAACGTTGATCATGATCAACACGGAAATGCCCCAATTCAGCGCCCGAACCATTATGTCCATGTACAATTTCTCCATTTGCAATAATACCGCCACCTAAGCCTGTACCAAGTGTAATCGCCACGACATCATCTGCATCTTTCCCCGCGCCACTATGTTTTTCACCCAAGGCAGCGACATTTGCATCATTGTCAACGTATACAGGGAACGACACAAACGAGCCCATAATTTCTGATACATTGACTGGTTGTGACCAGTTTAAATTAACAGCGCCATTAACGATACCAGACTCGAATTTAACAGGTCCAGGAACACCTATGCCCATCCCTATGACTTGTTCCATATTGAAGTTGTTTCGCGCCATCTCACTTAAAAAAGCCTCATAAATTTGTTTCAATAAGACTCTACCCGTCGCATCTGAGATGTCAGTTTCAATCGACCATTTCGATAGTGGTGTCAATGCTTCATCAAAAATACCCAGTTTACATGTCGTGCCCCCAATATCAGCAGCTAAAATTAAGTTTTTGTTCATTCTTTAGTCATCCTTCTTTGATTAATTAACAATTTCGATTGGACAAATTCGGGATTAGTAATTAATTCATG from Staphylococcus lutrae encodes:
- the comGD gene encoding competence type IV pilus minor pilin ComGD → MEKPLRRDGFTLIEMLVVLSIVSLFIFLTITHPQFNILLNDSQYQINKLTSEIDFYQSQAIKHQQSVLIVFRKTHNDLKIETTNPHRTTFISLEPLKLRSDSNLDAILFDKEGKITKFGTVKFDYRQQHISLIFHIEQGRYRVSYSK
- the comGC gene encoding competence type IV pilus major pilin ComGC, producing the protein MFQKLKSKFTRKEGFTLIEMLLVLLIISVLLILIIPNIAKQSEHIQKTGCAAQLKMVDSQIEAYTLKFNRQPASIDDLVHEGYIKENQKNCKSGEAITVRDGEAVAS
- the comGB gene encoding competence type IV pilus assembly protein ComGB encodes the protein MKRIYENIQFRRTLKQLHAHHLLIMLRLYQLLIHGFTFAEAIMFIYEQLNLNQPQFEQHLQAKLKMGANCYEIFSLFGYPSTILMQIYFAEKYGSLPETLKLCHQFYTKNRQLKQQLIKAIQYPLVLIIIFIALIVTLNQTIMPQFEQMYDSMQIKQSMLQRFMKRFIENFPQFFFISLCLLTALYYFLSSRLKRLPMHQQIQYLIRIPIFNKYYKLFTTYHMTNQFVLFFRNGITLNDIVSIYLNQQANLFLQYVGFTLQTQLQKGESFTQILTDLHCFETQFISYIKQGEKRDKLDIELEIYSSFLLDRIEGFIQRHIKWIQPIMFIFIGMLVLSVYLIMMLPVFEMIQTIKE
- the comGA gene encoding competence type IV pilus ATPase ComGA, whose product is MQLLLDHVLQFAIQNSASDIHFIPSSTQVEVRLRVKDHLMRYDTLNLETYQKLLSLLKYQAGLDISTRHKAQSGRYIYEYKELYYLRVSTLPVNLGTESCVIRVTPQYFQNVRTHSVVDIKSNMEKKQGLILFSGPTGAGKSTLMYQMVVYAKQKLNLNIITIEDPVERLVNGITQISVNEKADITYGSSLKAILRCDPDVILIGEIRDSQIARDVIQASLSGHLVLSTIHANDCSGVLLRLIEMGLTHQDLMQSINLIINQRLITTTSEQQQLVYETMNQEEIQFFLKHDFELPKAFITLADKLQLLYKEGVIDEKNLRKYTI
- a CDS encoding MBL fold metallo-hydrolase, which translates into the protein MKISFLTLGVVSTNTYFVENDTDLLLFDPAGNAEKIIEKIKQSKKTLQAILLTHAHFDHIAALDDVLKTFPVPVYMHQEEFSFLKDPEKNGSAKFTQYGLPIITSHAQPIALDESTYQIGSFSFETLHTPGHSPGSLTYVFDEFAIVGDTLFNNGIGRTDLYQGDYETLVDSIKDKLFSLNDQLPLYPGHGPLTTVENEYMNPFLDGEM
- a CDS encoding MTH1187 family thiamine-binding protein: MAIVDIVVIPIGTKGPSVSHYIAEMQVKLEAFKQEGKIDYQLTPMNTLIEGELPDLLEVVQAIHELPFNHGLDRVCTNIRIDDRRDKKRKMQEKLESVKKHLK
- a CDS encoding ROK family glucokinase, whose protein sequence is MNKNLILAADIGGTTCKLGIFDEALTPLSKWSIETDISDATGRVLLKQIYEAFLSEMARNNFNMEQVIGMGIGVPGPVKFESGIVNGAVNLNWSQPVNVSEIMGSFVSFPVYVDNDANVAALGEKHSGAGKDADDVVAITLGTGLGGGIIANGEIVHGHNGSGAELGHFRVDHDQRFKCNCGKYGCIETVASATGVVNLVNFYYPKLTFKSSILQLIKENKVTAKAVFDAAKAGDQFCIFITERVANYIAYLASIISITTNPKYIILGGGMSDAGDILIENIKTEYYHLAFTPSQQGTEIVRAQLGNDAGIVGAAGLIKTYIIEKERI